Genomic DNA from Nonomuraea rubra:
GCAGGTCGGGGAAGTGCTCGAAGAGCGCGGTGAGCGCCACCCGGAGCTCGGCGCGGGCGAGGTGCTGCCCGAGACACTGGTGGACGCCGTGCCCGAACGCCAGGTGCCCGGCCGCGGAGCGGGTCAGGTCCAGCGTGTCCGGGTCGGGGAAGTGGCCGGGATCGCGGTTGGCCAGCGGCAGCGCCAGCACCACGGTCTCGCCGGCCGCGATGACCTGGCCGCCGATCTCGACCGCGGTCAGCGCGGTGCGCCGTACGTCGAACTGGAGGATCGACAGGTACCGCAGCAACTCCTCCACCGCCCGCCCGGGATCCACCGCCAGGCGGGCCCGCTGGACAGGGTCGGTCAGCAGGACGAACGCCCCGAGCGCGAGCATGCTCGCCGTGGGAAGGTGACCGGTGGCCAGCAGCACCATCCCGAGGTTGGTGAGCTCCTCGTCGCCCAGCTCGCCACTCGCCGCAGCCTGCGCCAGCAACCCGCCATCCGAGCGGCCGTCGGCGAGGACGGCGCGCACCGTCGCGGTGATCGTGCCCACGGCGTCGGCCGCCTGCTCCGGGTGCGAGTCCAGGTCGTTCATGACCGAGGTGGCCGCCTGGATCCGCTGCCGGTCCTCCGCCTCCACGCCCAGCAACTCGCAGATCACCAGCGCCGGGATCGGCATGGCGAACCCGGCGACCAGGTCGGCAGGAGACCCGCCGTCCGCCAGGTCGCGCAGGGCCCGCTCGGTGTGCCGCCGGATCGCGGGCATCAGCTCGGCGACGCGCCGCGGCCCGAAGTGGTGGCCGAGCAGGCGGCGGTAGCGCGTGTGCTCGGGCGGATCCAGGTGCGGGAAGATGCCCGGCTCCGCCGGTGACGGCTCCTCGGTCGCGCGCTCGCGCCCGACCGGCTGGTGCAGCAGCTCGCGCCGGGTGCTGAACCGCGGATCCGCCAGGATGGCCCGGGTGACGTCGTAGCCGGTGGCCACCCAGCCGAGGTGCCCGTCGGGGTAGGCCAGCCTGCTCAGCGGCGCTCGGCGCCGCAGCCCGAGCGGCGGGTCGAAGGGGGTGGGCCGGTCGGTTTCCAGGGGCAGGGCAGGTTGGCCGTCGCTCATGGGCGACCTCCATCGATCAACACCGAAGGGGATTATGAATGACAAATCCGGTAAATGCCACCACTAGTAATCTTTGATCCACCCGATTTAGCATCGGCACTACCTGAACAGACACATCTGCCAACACACGAGAAGCAGGACCGCGCCCGGCCACCGCCGGCCCCGCGGTCGGCGATCCCAGCGGTTCCCCCAGCAGAGGTGGATATGGCACAGGTCGCGGTAGTCGGTGGTGGCCCGATCGGGCTCATGCTCGCGTGCGAGGTGGCCCTGCACGAGGTGCCGGTGGTGGTGCTCGAACGGTTGCCGGAGATCGAGACCCACCCGAAGGCCGAGGGCATCACCGGCCGCGCCATCGACATCCTGGACCGGCGCGGCCTCATGATCGGAGTCGACGGAACCCCCGCCCAGCCGACGGCCGAGCAGCGGGCCCGCATCGCCCAGGGCGAGCGGCGGCCGGACAGCCTGCAGCCCAAGGCCTTCCCCGGCGCCCGGCACTTCGCCACCATGTTCGTGCTCCGCCCGGAATCTCCCGACCTGCTGGTGCCTCAGCAACTGCTGGAGCAGGACCTCGCCCGGCGCGC
This window encodes:
- a CDS encoding cytochrome P450 — encoded protein: MSDGQPALPLETDRPTPFDPPLGLRRRAPLSRLAYPDGHLGWVATGYDVTRAILADPRFSTRRELLHQPVGRERATEEPSPAEPGIFPHLDPPEHTRYRRLLGHHFGPRRVAELMPAIRRHTERALRDLADGGSPADLVAGFAMPIPALVICELLGVEAEDRQRIQAATSVMNDLDSHPEQAADAVGTITATVRAVLADGRSDGGLLAQAAASGELGDEELTNLGMVLLATGHLPTASMLALGAFVLLTDPVQRARLAVDPGRAVEELLRYLSILQFDVRRTALTAVEIGGQVIAAGETVVLALPLANRDPGHFPDPDTLDLTRSAAGHLAFGHGVHQCLGQHLARAELRVALTALFEHFPDLRLAVPPAEVPTRDRMAVYGVDRLPVSWSTVRTEQPRKVHDHALQDSG